One window of the Nicotiana tabacum cultivar K326 chromosome 4, ASM71507v2, whole genome shotgun sequence genome contains the following:
- the LOC107824526 gene encoding transcription initiation factor TFIID subunit 2 isoform X1 produces the protein MAKARNKGKNEEQKGDNSEAVIRHQKLCLSIDMDKRRIYGYTELDIVPPENGILGLHADNLVIDSVTVDGEPTEFEVFPHYLPLENGDRWCSVSSTTSAADAAGSVYLSSLDRELVPNLLIMCRKSTKDEIEKQEVHLENGEDSSAENNQNVKKVRIDYWVEKAETGIHFDGDVLHTDNQIRRARCWFPCMDDNLQCCCYDLEFTVASNLVAVSTGTLLYQIWTEDVPARKTYVYRLSTPVSARWISLAVAPFEILPDHNISQLSHICLSADSAKLRHTGGFFHSAFSYYEDYLSASFPFASYSQVFISPEMAISSLSLGASLSIFSSQLLFDEKVIDKTIETRIKLAYALARQWFGVYITPEAPNDDWLLDGLAGFLTDIFIKRFLGNNEARYRRYKANIAVCRADDSGATALSAVASSKNLYGTHCIGFFGKIRSWKSVAILQMLEKQMGPESFRKILQQIVSRAQDANRSLRTLSTKEFRHLANKVGNLERPFLKEFFPRWVGSCGCPVLKMGFSYNKRKNMFELAILRECTARVDSSASMTNGKPDSEKQEGDVGWPGMMSIRVHELDGMYDHPILPMTGEPWQLLEIQCHSRLAAKRFQKPKKGSKPDGSDDNGDVVANVDTRATSDSPLLWLRADPELEYLAEIHFNQPVQMWINQLERDRDVVAQAQAIATLEALPQLSFSVVNALNNFLSDSKAFWRIRIEAAFALASTASEETDWAGLIHLITFYKTRRFDANIGLPKPNDFRDFQEYFVLEAIPHAIAMVRAADQKSPREAVEFVLQLLKYNDNSGNPYSDVFWLAALVQSIGELEFGQQSIVYLSSLLKRVDRLLQFDRLMPSYNGILTISCIRSLTQIGLKLSEFVPLDRVIELINPFRTSKTLWKVRVEASRSLLDLEFQGKGIDAALTLFIRYLDEEPTIRGQVKLGVHAMRLCQIRNESDSDSDVKGETLVALLRLLESPTSFNNVILRHYLFCILQVLARRAPTLYGVPRDGSLRMGHAETCSELKKFFAALVKQSKPSEPSLENLEGILDDSAIAEAPQEANAVPGDENAKAATSSVPDGLFVPEVRKEADDALLSNEITNTATGAIPDSLVVTEVQNEADSLNLRHEGMQPVGDLPLSSSAAPSREEPILPDSNEQTKPMVSLLHETAVMSKGPPAADILESHDQGKPVINHVPDSSGIAEPSREPDTVSASHERKKPVFKIKVKKTVTSSRAKDHENVTMDKSQDGFRDVDRGASSSVSVDAPQRNVVEILSSGNHFPEDVNSCHDVGSHVTASIGSVKVAIEGEELTKELQCTAESSKVSLVPRPDDHLSTGITRGDDPENEPHKYASLHLLTMPNLPVQGKVKEKKKDRGKKRKLEGRKDDLEYLERKRLKKEKKRKEKELAKLLQDETKASTSVGNQRKNKQRDAKAEAIRNDHHKASSVGQENRKDEAELRQVMNGVEAKATSSDLYCRYADTGAKGVTVQLKPGGSSGVKLNVDRGDTSVNAPPPPPSSSHKLKIRIKNRTLGKS, from the exons ATGGCAAAGGCTCGTAATAAGGGGAAGAACGAAGAGCAGAAAGGGGATAATTCTGAAGCAGTGATTCGTCATCAGAAGCTATGTCTTTCTATCGACATGGACAAACGGCGAATCTACgg TTACACAGAACTTGATATAGTTCCACCAGAAAATGGAATTTTGGGCTTGCACGCGGATAATTTGGTAATAGACAGTGTTACAGTTGATGGGGAGCCTACAGAATTTGAAGTTTTCCCGCACTATTTACCCTTGGAGAATGGGGATAGATGGTGCTCTGTATCATCAACTACTTCAGCTGCTGATGCCGCGGGTTCAGTGTACTTATCATCTCTAGATAGAGAATTGGTACCAAATTTGCTGATAATGTGCAGAAAATCCACGAAGGATGAGATTGAAAAACAGGAAGTGCATTTAGAGAATGGGGAGGACTCTTCAGCTGAAAACAATCAG AATGTGAAAAAGGTCCGTATTGATTATTGGGTAGAGAAGGCTGAAACTGGAATCCATTTTGATGGTGATGTTTTACATACTGACAACCAAATTCGGCGTGCACGATGTTGGTTCCCCTGCATGGACGACAATTTACAATGTTGCTG CTACGATTTGGAATTTACAGTGGCCAGTAATCTTGTGGCTGTTAGTACTGGAACCTTACTTTATCAG ATCTGGACCGAGGATGTTCCTGCTCGTAAAACATACGTCTACAGATTAAGTACTCCTGTTAGTGCTCGATGGATATCCTTGGCAGTCGCACCATTTGAAATTCTTCCCGACCACAATATCAGTCAGCTCTCGCATATTTGTCTCTCTGCTGACTCAGCAAAGCTGCGGCATACTGGGGGATTTTTTCACAGTGCTTTTAG CTACTATGAAGACTACCTTTCTGCGTCATTTCCATTTGCGTCATACAGTCAAGTTTTTATTTCTCCTGAGATGGCAATATCATCCTTGAGTTTAGGAGCCTCCTTGAGCATCTTCAGCTCTCAATTACTATTTGACGAGAAGGTCATTGATAAG ACCATAGAGACAAGGATTAAACTTGCTTACGCCCTTGCAAGACAATGGTTTGGAGTATATATCACCCCAGAAGCGCCAAATGATG ATTGGTTGTTGGATGGTCTTGCTGGTTTCTTGACTGATATATTCATCAAGAGATTCCTCGGAAATAATGAAGCACGCTATAGGAGATACAAG GCTAATATTGCTGTTTGCAGAGCAGATGACAGTGGTGCAACTGCCTTAAGTGCCGTTGCTTCTTCAAAAAATTTGTATGGCACCCATTGTATTGGTTTCTTTGGCAAAATAAGATCTTGGAAGTCT GTTGCGATTCTCCAAATGTTAGAAAAGCAGATGGGACCTGAGTCATTTCGCAAG ATTCTTCAGCAAATTGTTTCCCGGGCTCAGGATGCAAATCGATCATTGAGAACGCTTAGCACAAAAGAG TTTCGGCACCTTGCCAACAAGGTTGGTAATCTTGAGCGCCCGTTTCTTAAAGAATTCTTTCCACGTTGGGTCGGATCATGTGGCTGTCCGGTGCTTAA AATGGGATTCTCttataacaaaagaaagaatatgttCGAATTAGCAATATTGAGGGAATGCACAGCTCGAGTTGACTCAAGTGCTTCTATGACTAATGGTAAGCCTGACTCTGAAAAGCAAGAAGGCGACGTAGGCTGGCCTGGCATGATGAGCATAAGGGTGCATGAGCTTGATGGCATGTATGATCATCCAATCCTGCCTATGACTGGAGAACCCTGGCAGCTGCTTGAAATTCAGTGTCATTCAAGACTTGCTGCAAAACGGTTTCAAAAACCTAAAAAGGGTTCTAAACCTGATGGCTCGGACGATAACGGTGACGTTGTGGCTAATGTAGATACACGTGCAAC CTCTGATTCCCCGTTGTTGTGGCTACGGGCAGATCCGGAATTGGAGTATCTTGCTGAAATTCATTTTAATCAACCGGTCCAGATGTGG ATAAATCAATTGGAGAGGGACAGGGACGTGGTTGCTCAGGCACAGGCTATAGCAACATTAGAAGCATTACCACAACTTTCGTTTTCGGTTGTTAACGCTCTCAACAACTTCCTTAGTGACTCTAAG GCCTTTTGGAGGATTCGAATTGAAGCTGCGTTTGCTTTGGCCAGTACAGCATCCGAG GAAACCGATTGGGCTGGCTTGATTCATCTTATCACATTTTATAAAACTCGAAGATTTGATGCCAATATTGGACTCCCCAA gCCAAATGACTTTCGTGATTTCCAGGAGTATTTTGTACTTGAG GCTATTCCACATGCTATAGCTATGGTTCGAGCAGCTGACCAGAAAAGCCCTAGGGAAGCTGTTGAATTTGTTCTACAACTTCTGAAG TACAACGACAACAGTGGGAACCCCTACTCTGATGTCTTTTGGCTCGCTGCGTTAGTCCAGTCCATTGGTGAACTTGAATTTGGACAGCAG AGTATTGTCTATTTGTCATCCCTTCTCAAGCGAGTCGATCGGCTCTTGCAATTTGATAG GTTGATGCCAAGTTACAATGGTATTTTGACAATTAGCTGCATCCGATCTTTGACCCAAATTGGACTAAAGCTGTCAGAGTTTGTTCCTCTT GATCGTGTCATTGAGCTTATTAATCCATTCCGGACTTCGAAAACACTGTGGAAAGTTCGGGTTGAAGCAAGCAGATCGCTTCTTGATCTTGAGTTCCAGGGCAAGGGCATTGATGCTGCCTTGACATTGTTTATTAGATATTTGGATGAAGAGCCAACTATAAGAG GTCAAGTGAAGTTAGGTGTGCATGCCATGCGTTTATGTCAGATAAGAAATGAATCTGATTCTGACAGTGATGTGAAGGGTGAAACTCTCGTTGCTTTACTGCGTCTCCTTGAGAGCCCAACCTCGTTTAACAATGTTATTCTTCGTCATTACTTGTTCTGCATCTTACAAGTCCTTGCTCGAAG AGCGCCTACACTGTATGGAGTGCCAAGAGATGGAAGTTTGAGGATGGGGCACGCCGAAACTTGTAGCGAACTTAAGAAATTTTTCGCTGCTCTTGTCAAACAATCAAAACCTTCTGAACCTTCTCTGGAGAACCTTGAAGGTATACTTGATGATTCAGCCATTGCAGAAGCTCCTCAGGAAGCAAATGCTGTTCCGGGCGATGAAAATGCAAAAGCTGCTACTAGTTCTGTACCTGATGGTTTATTTGTACCAGAGGTCCGGAAAGAAGCAGATGATGCTCTATTGAGTAACGAAATTACAAACACTGCTACTGGTGCTATACCTGATAGTTTGGTTGTTACAGAGGTCCAGAACGAGGCAGATTCACTGAACCTCAGGCATGAAGGAATGCAGCCAGTGGGTGACCTCCCATTGTCTAGTTCTGCAGCTCCTTCTAGAGAAGAACCTATCTTACCTGATAGTAATGAGCAAACAAAGCCAATGGTGAGCCTGTTACATGAGACTGCAGTTATGTCCAAGGGACCCCCAGCAGCCGATATTCTTGAAAGTCATGATCAAGGGAAGCCAGTAATCAACCATGTACCAGATAGTTCAGGAATTGCTGAGCCTTCCAGAGAACCTGATACAGTTTCTGCAAGTCATGAAAGAAAGAAGCCGGTTTTCAAGATTAAAGTGAAAAAAACTGTGACATCCTCTCGAGCCAAGGATCATGAAAATGTAACGATGGACAAATCTCAAGATGGTTTTCGTGATGTTGACCGTGGGGCAAGCAGCTCAGTTTCTGTTGATGCACCTCAaagaaatgttgttgaaatcttgAGCAGTGGTAACCATTTTCCCGAGGATGTTAACTCTTGTCATGATGTTGGATCGCATGTTACTGCCAGCATTGGAAGTGTCAAAGTTGCAATCGAGGGTGAAGAGCTAACGAAGGAATTGCAATGCACCGCTGAGTCAAGCAAAGTTTCTCTGGTGCCACGACCTGATGATCACTTATCAACTGGTATCACGAGAGGTGACGATCCTGAGAATGAACCACATAAGTATGCAAGTTTACATTTGTTGACTATGCCTAACCTTCCAGTTCAGGGCaaagtgaaggaaaagaagaaagacAGGGGAAAGAAACGAAAGCTGGAGGGGCGCAAAGATGACCTGGAGTACTTGGAACGGAAAAGGTTAAAGAAGGAGAAGAAACGGAAGGAGAAGGAGTTAGCAAAGCTCTTGCAAGACGAAACAAAGGCTTCAACATCCGTGGGGAATCAAAGAAAGAACAAGCAGCGAGATGCCAAAGCTGAGGCAATCAGGAATGATCATCATAAGGCAAGTTCAGTGgggcaagaaaatagaaaagatgAGGCTGAATTAAGACAGGTGATGAACGGTGTAGAAGCAAAGGCAACCTCTTCGGATTTGTATTGTAGGTATGCGGATACGGGGGCTAAAGGAGTAACTGTACAATTGAAACCAGGGGGGTCTAGCGGGGTGAAGTTAAACGTAGATAGAGGCGATACAAGTGTAAATGCTCCGCCTCCGCCACCTAGTTCTTCGCATAAACTTAAAATTAGGATTAAAAACCGAACGCTTGGAAAATCATGA
- the LOC107824526 gene encoding transcription initiation factor TFIID subunit 2 isoform X2, which translates to MGRTLQLKTIRLCWMQNVKKVRIDYWVEKAETGIHFDGDVLHTDNQIRRARCWFPCMDDNLQCCCYDLEFTVASNLVAVSTGTLLYQIWTEDVPARKTYVYRLSTPVSARWISLAVAPFEILPDHNISQLSHICLSADSAKLRHTGGFFHSAFSYYEDYLSASFPFASYSQVFISPEMAISSLSLGASLSIFSSQLLFDEKVIDKTIETRIKLAYALARQWFGVYITPEAPNDDWLLDGLAGFLTDIFIKRFLGNNEARYRRYKANIAVCRADDSGATALSAVASSKNLYGTHCIGFFGKIRSWKSVAILQMLEKQMGPESFRKILQQIVSRAQDANRSLRTLSTKEFRHLANKVGNLERPFLKEFFPRWVGSCGCPVLKMGFSYNKRKNMFELAILRECTARVDSSASMTNGKPDSEKQEGDVGWPGMMSIRVHELDGMYDHPILPMTGEPWQLLEIQCHSRLAAKRFQKPKKGSKPDGSDDNGDVVANVDTRATSDSPLLWLRADPELEYLAEIHFNQPVQMWINQLERDRDVVAQAQAIATLEALPQLSFSVVNALNNFLSDSKAFWRIRIEAAFALASTASEETDWAGLIHLITFYKTRRFDANIGLPKPNDFRDFQEYFVLEAIPHAIAMVRAADQKSPREAVEFVLQLLKYNDNSGNPYSDVFWLAALVQSIGELEFGQQSIVYLSSLLKRVDRLLQFDRLMPSYNGILTISCIRSLTQIGLKLSEFVPLDRVIELINPFRTSKTLWKVRVEASRSLLDLEFQGKGIDAALTLFIRYLDEEPTIRGQVKLGVHAMRLCQIRNESDSDSDVKGETLVALLRLLESPTSFNNVILRHYLFCILQVLARRAPTLYGVPRDGSLRMGHAETCSELKKFFAALVKQSKPSEPSLENLEGILDDSAIAEAPQEANAVPGDENAKAATSSVPDGLFVPEVRKEADDALLSNEITNTATGAIPDSLVVTEVQNEADSLNLRHEGMQPVGDLPLSSSAAPSREEPILPDSNEQTKPMVSLLHETAVMSKGPPAADILESHDQGKPVINHVPDSSGIAEPSREPDTVSASHERKKPVFKIKVKKTVTSSRAKDHENVTMDKSQDGFRDVDRGASSSVSVDAPQRNVVEILSSGNHFPEDVNSCHDVGSHVTASIGSVKVAIEGEELTKELQCTAESSKVSLVPRPDDHLSTGITRGDDPENEPHKYASLHLLTMPNLPVQGKVKEKKKDRGKKRKLEGRKDDLEYLERKRLKKEKKRKEKELAKLLQDETKASTSVGNQRKNKQRDAKAEAIRNDHHKASSVGQENRKDEAELRQVMNGVEAKATSSDLYCRYADTGAKGVTVQLKPGGSSGVKLNVDRGDTSVNAPPPPPSSSHKLKIRIKNRTLGKS; encoded by the exons ATGGGGAGGACTCTTCAGCTGAAAACAATCAG GTTATGTTGGATGCAGAATGTGAAAAAGGTCCGTATTGATTATTGGGTAGAGAAGGCTGAAACTGGAATCCATTTTGATGGTGATGTTTTACATACTGACAACCAAATTCGGCGTGCACGATGTTGGTTCCCCTGCATGGACGACAATTTACAATGTTGCTG CTACGATTTGGAATTTACAGTGGCCAGTAATCTTGTGGCTGTTAGTACTGGAACCTTACTTTATCAG ATCTGGACCGAGGATGTTCCTGCTCGTAAAACATACGTCTACAGATTAAGTACTCCTGTTAGTGCTCGATGGATATCCTTGGCAGTCGCACCATTTGAAATTCTTCCCGACCACAATATCAGTCAGCTCTCGCATATTTGTCTCTCTGCTGACTCAGCAAAGCTGCGGCATACTGGGGGATTTTTTCACAGTGCTTTTAG CTACTATGAAGACTACCTTTCTGCGTCATTTCCATTTGCGTCATACAGTCAAGTTTTTATTTCTCCTGAGATGGCAATATCATCCTTGAGTTTAGGAGCCTCCTTGAGCATCTTCAGCTCTCAATTACTATTTGACGAGAAGGTCATTGATAAG ACCATAGAGACAAGGATTAAACTTGCTTACGCCCTTGCAAGACAATGGTTTGGAGTATATATCACCCCAGAAGCGCCAAATGATG ATTGGTTGTTGGATGGTCTTGCTGGTTTCTTGACTGATATATTCATCAAGAGATTCCTCGGAAATAATGAAGCACGCTATAGGAGATACAAG GCTAATATTGCTGTTTGCAGAGCAGATGACAGTGGTGCAACTGCCTTAAGTGCCGTTGCTTCTTCAAAAAATTTGTATGGCACCCATTGTATTGGTTTCTTTGGCAAAATAAGATCTTGGAAGTCT GTTGCGATTCTCCAAATGTTAGAAAAGCAGATGGGACCTGAGTCATTTCGCAAG ATTCTTCAGCAAATTGTTTCCCGGGCTCAGGATGCAAATCGATCATTGAGAACGCTTAGCACAAAAGAG TTTCGGCACCTTGCCAACAAGGTTGGTAATCTTGAGCGCCCGTTTCTTAAAGAATTCTTTCCACGTTGGGTCGGATCATGTGGCTGTCCGGTGCTTAA AATGGGATTCTCttataacaaaagaaagaatatgttCGAATTAGCAATATTGAGGGAATGCACAGCTCGAGTTGACTCAAGTGCTTCTATGACTAATGGTAAGCCTGACTCTGAAAAGCAAGAAGGCGACGTAGGCTGGCCTGGCATGATGAGCATAAGGGTGCATGAGCTTGATGGCATGTATGATCATCCAATCCTGCCTATGACTGGAGAACCCTGGCAGCTGCTTGAAATTCAGTGTCATTCAAGACTTGCTGCAAAACGGTTTCAAAAACCTAAAAAGGGTTCTAAACCTGATGGCTCGGACGATAACGGTGACGTTGTGGCTAATGTAGATACACGTGCAAC CTCTGATTCCCCGTTGTTGTGGCTACGGGCAGATCCGGAATTGGAGTATCTTGCTGAAATTCATTTTAATCAACCGGTCCAGATGTGG ATAAATCAATTGGAGAGGGACAGGGACGTGGTTGCTCAGGCACAGGCTATAGCAACATTAGAAGCATTACCACAACTTTCGTTTTCGGTTGTTAACGCTCTCAACAACTTCCTTAGTGACTCTAAG GCCTTTTGGAGGATTCGAATTGAAGCTGCGTTTGCTTTGGCCAGTACAGCATCCGAG GAAACCGATTGGGCTGGCTTGATTCATCTTATCACATTTTATAAAACTCGAAGATTTGATGCCAATATTGGACTCCCCAA gCCAAATGACTTTCGTGATTTCCAGGAGTATTTTGTACTTGAG GCTATTCCACATGCTATAGCTATGGTTCGAGCAGCTGACCAGAAAAGCCCTAGGGAAGCTGTTGAATTTGTTCTACAACTTCTGAAG TACAACGACAACAGTGGGAACCCCTACTCTGATGTCTTTTGGCTCGCTGCGTTAGTCCAGTCCATTGGTGAACTTGAATTTGGACAGCAG AGTATTGTCTATTTGTCATCCCTTCTCAAGCGAGTCGATCGGCTCTTGCAATTTGATAG GTTGATGCCAAGTTACAATGGTATTTTGACAATTAGCTGCATCCGATCTTTGACCCAAATTGGACTAAAGCTGTCAGAGTTTGTTCCTCTT GATCGTGTCATTGAGCTTATTAATCCATTCCGGACTTCGAAAACACTGTGGAAAGTTCGGGTTGAAGCAAGCAGATCGCTTCTTGATCTTGAGTTCCAGGGCAAGGGCATTGATGCTGCCTTGACATTGTTTATTAGATATTTGGATGAAGAGCCAACTATAAGAG GTCAAGTGAAGTTAGGTGTGCATGCCATGCGTTTATGTCAGATAAGAAATGAATCTGATTCTGACAGTGATGTGAAGGGTGAAACTCTCGTTGCTTTACTGCGTCTCCTTGAGAGCCCAACCTCGTTTAACAATGTTATTCTTCGTCATTACTTGTTCTGCATCTTACAAGTCCTTGCTCGAAG AGCGCCTACACTGTATGGAGTGCCAAGAGATGGAAGTTTGAGGATGGGGCACGCCGAAACTTGTAGCGAACTTAAGAAATTTTTCGCTGCTCTTGTCAAACAATCAAAACCTTCTGAACCTTCTCTGGAGAACCTTGAAGGTATACTTGATGATTCAGCCATTGCAGAAGCTCCTCAGGAAGCAAATGCTGTTCCGGGCGATGAAAATGCAAAAGCTGCTACTAGTTCTGTACCTGATGGTTTATTTGTACCAGAGGTCCGGAAAGAAGCAGATGATGCTCTATTGAGTAACGAAATTACAAACACTGCTACTGGTGCTATACCTGATAGTTTGGTTGTTACAGAGGTCCAGAACGAGGCAGATTCACTGAACCTCAGGCATGAAGGAATGCAGCCAGTGGGTGACCTCCCATTGTCTAGTTCTGCAGCTCCTTCTAGAGAAGAACCTATCTTACCTGATAGTAATGAGCAAACAAAGCCAATGGTGAGCCTGTTACATGAGACTGCAGTTATGTCCAAGGGACCCCCAGCAGCCGATATTCTTGAAAGTCATGATCAAGGGAAGCCAGTAATCAACCATGTACCAGATAGTTCAGGAATTGCTGAGCCTTCCAGAGAACCTGATACAGTTTCTGCAAGTCATGAAAGAAAGAAGCCGGTTTTCAAGATTAAAGTGAAAAAAACTGTGACATCCTCTCGAGCCAAGGATCATGAAAATGTAACGATGGACAAATCTCAAGATGGTTTTCGTGATGTTGACCGTGGGGCAAGCAGCTCAGTTTCTGTTGATGCACCTCAaagaaatgttgttgaaatcttgAGCAGTGGTAACCATTTTCCCGAGGATGTTAACTCTTGTCATGATGTTGGATCGCATGTTACTGCCAGCATTGGAAGTGTCAAAGTTGCAATCGAGGGTGAAGAGCTAACGAAGGAATTGCAATGCACCGCTGAGTCAAGCAAAGTTTCTCTGGTGCCACGACCTGATGATCACTTATCAACTGGTATCACGAGAGGTGACGATCCTGAGAATGAACCACATAAGTATGCAAGTTTACATTTGTTGACTATGCCTAACCTTCCAGTTCAGGGCaaagtgaaggaaaagaagaaagacAGGGGAAAGAAACGAAAGCTGGAGGGGCGCAAAGATGACCTGGAGTACTTGGAACGGAAAAGGTTAAAGAAGGAGAAGAAACGGAAGGAGAAGGAGTTAGCAAAGCTCTTGCAAGACGAAACAAAGGCTTCAACATCCGTGGGGAATCAAAGAAAGAACAAGCAGCGAGATGCCAAAGCTGAGGCAATCAGGAATGATCATCATAAGGCAAGTTCAGTGgggcaagaaaatagaaaagatgAGGCTGAATTAAGACAGGTGATGAACGGTGTAGAAGCAAAGGCAACCTCTTCGGATTTGTATTGTAGGTATGCGGATACGGGGGCTAAAGGAGTAACTGTACAATTGAAACCAGGGGGGTCTAGCGGGGTGAAGTTAAACGTAGATAGAGGCGATACAAGTGTAAATGCTCCGCCTCCGCCACCTAGTTCTTCGCATAAACTTAAAATTAGGATTAAAAACCGAACGCTTGGAAAATCATGA